Proteins co-encoded in one Candidatus Methanoperedens sp. genomic window:
- a CDS encoding peptidase — MWLKLRLYLIMAVLFAIIYGLVVFAVNQMGLQGTGFFFYAVIATIMMLIQYMIGPKMVEWSMGIHYVTEAEHPDLHRMVAELARDAGIPKPRIGIARIPIPNAFAFGRWAKDGRVCVTEGIMSLLNEKELRAVLAHEISHLKHRDVAIITMISVIPMICWYFAWNQLFSGGRERGNGVLIGIVALVIYFITNLLILYVSRIREYYADEGAVKLGSSPHHLASALYKLVYGSARVSKESLKPVEGMKAFFANDPSRAGSDIRELSQIDLDGSGTIDMNELMALRTRPIKVKTGDKLLEMFSTHPNMLKRIQRLSSLQGISAY, encoded by the coding sequence GTATTTGCAGTGAATCAAATGGGACTTCAGGGGACAGGATTTTTCTTTTATGCTGTTATCGCAACGATCATGATGCTGATCCAGTACATGATAGGACCAAAGATGGTAGAATGGTCAATGGGGATACACTATGTTACTGAAGCAGAACACCCGGACCTTCACAGGATGGTCGCTGAACTTGCAAGAGATGCCGGTATTCCGAAACCCAGGATTGGCATAGCCAGAATACCCATACCAAATGCATTTGCATTCGGGCGCTGGGCAAAAGACGGACGTGTTTGTGTTACCGAAGGTATAATGAGCCTGCTTAATGAAAAAGAACTGAGGGCAGTTCTGGCGCATGAAATATCACACCTGAAACACAGGGATGTTGCGATCATAACGATGATTAGCGTAATTCCCATGATATGCTGGTACTTTGCATGGAACCAGCTGTTCTCAGGAGGCAGGGAACGGGGAAATGGAGTGCTTATTGGAATAGTGGCACTGGTTATATATTTTATAACAAATCTACTTATCCTGTACGTATCACGGATCAGGGAATATTATGCAGATGAAGGTGCAGTCAAACTCGGTAGCTCACCGCATCATCTTGCATCAGCTCTTTATAAACTTGTTTATGGCAGTGCCAGGGTTTCTAAAGAATCGTTAAAACCCGTAGAGGGTATGAAAGCCTTCTTTGCTAATGACCCGTCGCGAGCTGGCAGTGATATAAGGGAATTATCCCAGATAGACCTTGATGGAAGTGGGACTATCGATATGAACGAACTTATGGCTCTTCGGACCCGCCCGATAAAGGTCAAGACCGGCGATAAGTTATTGGAAATGTTCAGCACACATCCGAATATGCTAAAACGCATCCAGCGGTTGTCCTCTCTCCAGGGGATTTCAGCATATTAA